Proteins found in one Oryza glaberrima chromosome 4, OglaRS2, whole genome shotgun sequence genomic segment:
- the LOC127772073 gene encoding uncharacterized protein LOC127772073 isoform X4 — translation MDSTGGNSGKLFDGMHLCLSEQGSPRTQSPAAVDPSLDRSGVVLGGMPKKMSRLELDAGVSLWAGLQPDILGIVLHFLPCLADRARVRSVCRHWRASANGHVLPPPLPLLVLPGFKFSSLSDKGDLMPVWCVPVPKEVAADDLRCVGSFHGWLVGVTPNKDRSDEYNRDADGDCFLVNVFSRKVIRLPQLCHMRYNFPAYSSKTLHIVNGSGEVHFGVNDIYTMSLCNVALSASPESSKYIVAASSDHKGAPVPALWQPGMISWQVCSGVEIDGPRDLSFYQGKLYMLMRHRTRLFTCELEEDDRGFMVSRIELSLTELPRNHPYQEGGAISCNMVVWRGELLLIIRHYNGDYRKRQLHKVEVFALDVDTNPYGLTEIHSLNGDCIFVGLGGCKSCPAGLHHGVEGDHIYFVPDDWKPYDTFVYSMRDGKMRSFAVKLLASEFDVDQLSRDFPVWLLPTE, via the exons ATGGATTCTACCGGAGGAAACTCAG GCAAGCTGTTCGACGGAATGCATCTTTGCTTGTCGGAACAAGGATCCCCGCGGACccagtcgccggcggcggtggatcccAGCTTGGACAGATCCG GTGTGGTGCTCGGCGGAATGCCCAAGAAGATGTCAAGGTTGGAGTTGGACGCGGGGGTGTCGCTGTGGGCAGGCCTTCAACCGGACATACTGGGAATCGTGCTCCACTTCCTTCCATGCCTTGCCGACCGTGCGAGGGTGCGGTCAGTGTGCCGTCACTGGCGAGCCAGCGCGAACGGCCACgtcctgccaccgccgctgcccctgCTGGTGCTTCCTGGTTTCAAGTTCTCGAGCCTATCAGACAAGGGGGATTTGATGCCTGTGTGGTGCGTGCCGGTGCCTAAGGAGGTTGCAGCTGATGATCTCCGATGTGTGGGTTCTTTTCATGGATGGCTTGTAGGTGTGACTCCTAACAAGGATCGCAGCGACGAGTACAACAGAGATGCCGATGGTGACTGCTTCCTGGTGAATGTTTTCTCTCGCAAGGTCATTCGCCTACCGCAGCTGTGCCATATGCGTTACAATTTTCCTGCTTACTCCAGTAAGACCCTCCACATCGTCAATGGTTCTGGTGAGGTCCATTTTGGTGTCAATGATATATACACAATGTCACTATGTAATGTGGCACTATCTGCTTCACCTGAGTCATCCAAGTACATCGTGGCTGCTTCCTCAGACCACAAGGGTGCACCAGTACCAGCTCTCTGGCAGCCTGGGATGATTTCATGGCAGGTTTGCTCTGGAGTTGAGATTGATGGCCCAAGAGATCTCTCCTTCTACCAGGGGAAGCTTTATATGCTCATGAGGCACAGGACACGCCTATTCACTTGTGAACTTGAGGAGGATGATCGTGGGTTCATGGTCTCTCGTATTGAGCTCTCTCTCACTGAGCTGCCTCGCAATCATCCCTACCAGGAAGGTGGTGCAATAAGTTGCAATATGGTTGTGTGGCGTGGAGAGCTATTATTAATCATCAGACACTACAATGGCGATTACCGTAAGAGACAACTTCATAAAGTTGAAGTGTTTGCACTGGATGTTGACACAAACCCTTATGGACTAACTGAGATTCACAGCTTGAATGGTGACTGTATCTTTGTTGGCTTAGGTGGCTGCAAGTCCTGTCCTGCTGGTCTACATCATGGAGTTGAAGGTGACCATATCTACTTTGTCCCTGATGATTGGAAACCTTATGATACATTTGTGTATAGCATGAGAGATGGTAAGATGAGGTCCTTTGCCGTCAAACTATTAGCTTCCGAATTTGATGTGGACCAGTTGAGTCGTGATTTCCCGGTGTGGTTACTTCCTACCGAATGA